DNA sequence from the Bdellovibrio bacteriovorus genome:
ATTCTTGCTAAATTTACAAAAAGAATAAGGCCAAATCCTTGATTAAAGGGGCTCGCTATGGCAGTTTGGTTTCTCAGTCGAATTAAAACCGACCGCGGAAAGGTGGGTGAGTGGCTGAAACCAAGCGTTTGCTAAACGCTCGTACACTCAAAAGGTGTACCGCGGGTTCAAATCCCGCCCTTTCCGCCATTTTTTATCTTTTTCGTAAATCGTACCGCACCAATATAATCGTTTCCTGGCGACTGAATCCAATCGTGTTTTTGATAAAACCGAATAGCTCTTTCGTTGCTTTCGGTAACATTCAGAGTCGCCATTTCAAGGTTATTATCTATAAAAAACTTTAAGGCTGATCTTTCCAAAATTTCAGCCCCACCCTTGCCACGATGTCCGGGAGAGAGAAAAATCGAACTTATCATGCCGAGGCCACTATCCTTAATGGTAGCTTCACAGATTCCGACAAGATCGGATCCGAACCTTAAATGGACAAGATGCATTTTTTTACCCAACCAGTTCTTCAATCTTTCATAATACTTTATCCCCCATGGGCCTACAAACGCTTCAAAATCTGCAGTGGACCGATTGCTCTCTAGAAAAATAGCTCTCATGCATTCAAGATAGAACTCGAAGTTAGAATTCAAATCGTAAGGTTCGCTGCTTAATATGGAATCAAGAGAAGAACCAGCGAGAAAATTAATAGCCTGATTTGCACTTTTAAAACGATAAAGTGCAGAGGGTTCTGTCGCGACTGAAATGAATTTTAAAAGATGAGGATCGTATCTTTTAGATTCAGGTATTTTCTCAAAGTCCCGACCTGCCATTTGATACTTTTTTAAAAAATCTATTCCAAACAGAAGCTGAAATGCTAGTACGCCTATAGAATAAATATCTAACTGAGGACTTATGGTCATATCAGGGGGAGTATGTTGTGACAGACTACTTATTCTGTGAGGAGCAAAAGTTCCCATCCGCACAGATTTTCCAAAATCTGCAAGGAATACATGCAGACCATCCTCTTCATAAACTCGCACATTTTCTAATTTTACGTCGCCGTGAATATAACCAGCATTGTGTATTGAACTTAGAGACTTCAGAAGCGGAAGTAGAATCTCTGACACTAACTTCGCTTGGGTTATCTTGCCGATATAATCAAAAAGATCCTCTTTGATAAACGGAAATACGAGAAAATTTTGTCCTAAAATATCTTTCGTGCCTAGTAGGGGCATCACATTTTTAATACCACTAAGGGCCTGGTATGCAGTTGCTTCTCGATTTATGTGCTCATTGGAAATCGGATCCGGTCGAGATGATTTCAAAAAAAACTTCCCATCAAGATTTTCTGCTATATGACCTATAGATAAGCGGTAAACATTTACCGGCGAAATCTCGGTGAACTCAAAATTCTTTTTAAGCATAAACAACTCCGGTAAAGTCGAAGATAAGATCCGAAAGAGAAGCCGTTTTTAGTTTCAAAATCAATGTTCTCGCAGCTTCAGGAGACATGGCACATGGAATATCTCGAGAGTTGTTTAAGACATTTTCTTGCGCAAAAGATCGATGCTTAATAAGGGTGTCACTTGATATTAGATCGTAGACTTCCGCATACTCTTTTTCAGCCAAAAAAACTGAGCGAAATTTATCGGCAAAACTGTTAATTGAGCCGATACTGAGGCAATACTTAATAAAGATATTAGCGTCACTCTTCTTGCTCGGAACCCGACAAAGCTCTTCAAAGCAATAGGTCATTCCAGTGCGAATTAAATCGTAAGCCAAAATTAAATCCATTGATATACAAAACCATTCAATCAAAATAATTAATTCGTGCATTTCCCTGTCTTCGATTTGAATATTTGAATACGCATCTTTGAAATAAAGGTGCGTATTCTCATGATTAAAAGTGTAAAAAGGAATTCGAATTTGCCCATCTAAGGATGAATAAAACTTCCTTCCCAATGTAACTGTACTATTCCAAGGGCAAAATTCACCAAAATCATCTTGAACAAAATGATACAACGTTTTGCCTGCGGAAGCCTCGTTGTTAATCGCTCTATAGTAAGGGGAGTTGTACATAAGACTCGCGTGCCCCGAGACCCAAAAATTTTTCTGAATTAATGTGTTTCGGCTAGCCTCCCGCAAAAAATTTAGAGCATCACATTCCTGCGTTGTCAGGGTATCTGTAGGTCTAAAAAAAGTTTCCACCGAAAGATTTTTAATTTTTTCAAGACCGTCTAGCCAAATGGAGGTGCCTATGGGATGCTTTAAAGCATTCTTGGAATCAGACATCAAATTCAGCCAATCATTAAAGATTTGAGCGTCCATAGGCACTTCCTTTCCTTAAGTATTTCCGTATGGAACAAATCGCGTAGTTAATGCATCTACGAGATTCTTGTGCTCAATACTTACTTCATCGTCTGTCTGTCCGTATGGTACGAAACGCGTTGCCGTTTTTTGAGCCTCTTTAGCAAGTGACTGTGCTTGAAAAGGATCTCTGAGCATTGAATCAAGTTTTCGAATATTTAATACCGCTTTATTGTCATGGATTCGGACGGCGCCTTGACTAACCAAAATTGAAAGTTCAGACGCAGAAATACTCTGCAAACGTCTTTCTGATACAATAACCTCATGCGCTGAGGCCATATGGCCATAAAGATTGGCTGTTAGTAAAAGTGCTAAAATTGTCTTTTTATTCATAAAGCTTCTCCTTGTATAAGCTGTTTGATGCTTGTACGAAGCACGGACCGTGCCCGTCTTCAAATCAAAGGAAATGGGTTTCTGCGGCAATGTCAGCGATTTTGTCCAACTTTAAGTACCCGGCGTCCGAAGATTAGGAATATTAGATTCGGCAGTTCATAAGTCGCTAGCTCAATGGGATAGTGGCCTTTCGTTCGCAGGACTATTGAATTCAAAGATCGTTAACTAGTTAGATTCCTAAAGAATTTTCAAAATTACCAATCCACTTCATAATAGACGGCATTCAGATTATAAATGACTCATGGACGAAACACGCTTAATCGATATCGAAACAAAATTGGCTCACCAAGAAATGATCGTGGAAGAACTGAACCAGGTTCTTTACCAACAACAAAAGACCATCGACCAACTTGAAAAGATGGTTCAGGGATTAACGGCGAAATTGAAAGAGCTGATGACGGATGAAAGCGGCCTTGAGATTCGTGGTCACGAAAAGCCGCCTCACTACTAGATTCTAATAAAGCTTTGAAAGCTCCATGGAGTACTTGCCTGGAGCGTATTCGCTCAAGCGCTTCTTATACAAATCTTGGAAGAACTTATCTTTGACGGCATAACTTGCGTAAGGATAAATGGCGATGCCTCCGCGCGGAGTGAACTCCCCAACGACTTCGATATATTTCGGCTTCATGAGCGCTACAAGATCATCACAAATTGTTTGCACACAGTCTTCGTGGAAATCACCGTGATTGCGGAAGCTGAAAAGATAAAGTTTTAACGACTTTGATTCGACCATCTTTTTGTCAGCGATATAGTTAACAAAAATTTTAGCGAAATCAGGTTGGCGAGTCTTCGGACACAAAGAAGTGAACTCGGTACAAACAAATGTTGTCCAAGCAATCTTGCCTGGATTCTTATTGTCGAAAGCTTCTAAAATCTCCGGCGCATAGGTCTCGGGATATTGAGTTTGGTTTTCGCCTAATGCGAAGTTAGCTAATTCTTTTGCGTCTCTGCCGTTTTTCTTTTTCATGGGCGCTCTTTTATTTCAATGAGTGATGAATAGCAATGCCTTACTTCTTTTTAGGCTTCTTCGAGGAGGATTTTTCAGCCTTCCGATCGCAGCTTTCCGCTTTTACGAGCTTCATTCCTGAATCCATATCCGGATGAAGAGGATCTGGGACTCTTTCTTTTATATCGTCCCTCATAAAACGGGCCGTATAAGGTTTGTCTTCTGAAGTAAGCTCTTTGATTTCTTCAGCCGTTTTTGTTGATTCAATTTTTCCACGATAATTTTTTGCAGGCTCGAACAGTTTCCCTTTAAGCGTGACGGCAGAGTCTTTGTACACACTTGCCACTTCTGCTAGGTCCGGAGCCAACGAAAATACCGTCTCACTCATGGAACCTTCATACAGCTTGAGGACGGAATTTCCATCCACTTGTTTGATGACGCCTTTGAATTCGTACTCGCCGCATTTGAATTTTTCGTCTGCGTTAGATATGCAAGACGTACTCAGAATCCACATCATCAACAGACTTTTCCACAGGTGTTTTTTCATAATTTAAAGTCCCTACAGGGATTAGGTTTTTTGTTTTCACTCGAATAAACTTTATAAAGTTCGTCGTAAACTTCACGCTCGGCCCTAGCGACGTTCATTGCCTTGTCATGCAATGTCTTGTCATTTCGAAAGTTTGAACGAAGCGACTGCCATGTTTTGAAAGCGTCGGTATTCACGTACTTTTGATACATAGAAAGTTCTGTTTGTTCTCTTACGGTCAACCCTTTCAGCTTTTTTTTCTCTGTCAGTGCGGTGACGCCCGCAATAAATTGCTCTTTCGTTCCACACATTTTCGTATCAGCAACATTGATGCATTCACTCTTATTAAGCTTTTCGGCTTGTTCGTGTGCCTTTACTATCTTGTCCCTAGCAGAATTGTAATCGTCTAAAGCTGCTTTCAGTTTATCGATGACAGGCTGATTTTTACTTTTATCAAGACCCATTTGAACGCGCGCGTACTTATAATAGCTTTGAAAGCCTGCCGCTTTATCAACCTCTTTAAGATCACTGACAAGGCGAAGATACGGAATTGAATTAGTACCGTAGCAAGACATTTTGCTTAACGGAATTTCTGCAAGTTGATCAGCAGCCATCAGCGAGTTCGTTAAGAACTTTGTGGCGCTAAAGGCTTTTTTGCCAGCGTCCGTAGAAATTTGCGGAGCCCCTAGCACCAATGCTTTCGGGTCCTTTCTACTAGCCAAGAATGCGCTTTCTAACGAGTTTCCTTTTGTAAGTAACTGACCAAATTTATCTCCGGATACATTCCAGGCGACTCCTTCGCCACCCATCGAAACGACACATGTTTTGTCAGAGCCTAGCGAAGTCACAGGGCCTGAATGGCAAGACATATCGACGATTCCAAGCTGCACACCTTTGGCTTCGGCAAGATCACGAAGCTGTTTAAGTTCATCCATGTTGAATTTGTTGTCGGTCGTGGCAACACTGTGAGTGCGTTGACCGTCTTTTTGTTTTGCTCCATGCGTGGCGACGGTAATAAGTAATTGATCTCCGGATTTAAGATCCCCGCTTTGAATGCGTTTCTTAAGAGATGCAACCTCTGCCTTCATGTTTTCGGCAGTCATCGGTTTATTTGCGCCTTTAAACATATCTTCCGCAAGGGCTTCGGAAATATGATGTCCTCCATCGAAGTACGAGCGGGCTTTCCAACCGCTGCCTTCTCTGAAAGGCGCAAAGTTTCCATAGGTGGCATCAAAGATCGTCGTTTGGCCGTCGGGCTCGCCGCCACCGCCAAAAAAGACAATTTCTTTTTTTGCCCAAGCTAAAAATGAAACCGCCGTAACAAAAATTCCCAGGGCGATTTTTTTACTGAACATCCCTCACTCCAGAGTATCGTGCTAACCAATATGCATAAAGATAATCGACACCTGCTTGTTCAACACCCCGATTGTGGGATTCTGTATAAGCAAAAGCCGAATCTTTCCAAAGAAATCCGCTGGAGAAAGCACTCAGTTCAAACACCGGATAGCTGTAAAGACCTTGATAGAAATAAGAAACAGGAGGTTCTGGTTTTTTCAAAGATTTCCAGAAGAGTCTTGGAATCGGTGACATACACCACTCGGGACGAAGTGAATGATCGATATTCACATCTAAGTTTGGACGAGGATAAGGAATTTCTCTTAAACCCCAAATTGACTCTCTGAGCGCTTCGCTGAAGCGAACCTCACTGCTTTCTTTGCGGAAGTCACCACCACGCGTTCCATGTCGGTATGCAAAGCCGTAAGCTGCAATCGTCAGCAGATGTCTGCGTGCCGGCTGATACGTGACCCAGGCATCCATCAGGCGTTCGCGCATTTTATCGCGAAGCTCTGTTTCTTTAAGCATATCTGCGACCATAATGTCAGTAACGTCGCCCACCATGCTTAAGTTAATTCCGCTCCAATCAGCAGAGCCATGCCAATAGAAAGTTGTATCGAAGTTCAAACCCACTTTGACTTTCAGTTTATTGAAAGACTTTAGATAACGCTCTTTGTACGACGCATCTCCCGTGAATAACGTCGCAAGCCCTAAGGCCGCTGGCATATTCTGCGGTTTTTCTGACATGATTCTTAAGTCGGGAAGACGACGAGATTTTTCGCGAAGTTCGTTCCAGATTTCTGTGTCTGAAGTTGGAATGACAAGACTTGCCCAAAGAAATCCATGAGTGATTCCCTTGACCATGTCGTTATTCCCGCCCTCTAACCAAATAAGATTTGCGAATTTGCCCGTCCCACGGTGCCATTTTTGAGGAACCGGATTTTGCGGATTGTATATCGCAAGAGTGCGGGCGAATTCTTTGTTATCGCCCGTAATCTCCATCAAAGTCATAAGTCCCTTAAGAGATTTACGAACATTTTGCAGGGCTTCTGATTCTTTCGTGTTCAAATAGCGCATGGCTTGGGAGGCGACATACATACCAGTCCATAATGCAGAGTCGCCATCAGGACTATAGGAAACAAATCTTCCTTGCTCATCCAAAACCGCGTGCGAAACCATACCGGCTTCGTTGATATGGAAATCTTTCGCATTCTTATCATACCCTTGAGCTTTGTCAGGCAAAGTGGGTGAGTAAGCATTACGTTTCACCACAGCCTCTGTGATGCTAATATCGTCGGTAATTTTATTTGTTACGCGAATGATGTCCTTGTTATTTCGATAAAACTCAAAGTCCGTAGGATCAAAAACGACATAAGGATGTTCGTCTTTAAACTCGAGCCGGTTTTTATACGATTTTACCAATGGATCCTTGTCGTAACCGATATCCATCTTAAATAACTTGATGACTCCACGAACAGCGACAGGAATGGACTTGCCTTTCGCATCTAGATTTTTTCGTTCATTCACCCACAATGGACGAGCTTCCAGATTTCGGCGCGTGGTAATCCACTCCGAGTATTCAGATTCTTTTTTGTCGCTAAACTTCGTCGATAGTCCCGCAGGCGATGTCACGAATCTTGATAGCACAGTGACGGGCGCACGAAACTCTGAGGGATCTCTTTTGAGAGTTCCAAGTTTTGTGATGAAATCGGCTTGCTTGATGTCATAAGAAATTGTGAGCGTATTTGCGGAAGCCACGGCTTTACCAGTCCACACTTCCTGCACTCTGAGCCCATCAAAGAAATAATTAATATAGGTGACAACACGGACGACGTTGAATGTGCCATCGTTTGATTTGCGGAGTTCTAATTCACCGTTGTAAGGCCCACGCGTGGAAGATGTTCCTTGAAGAAACCAAATGCCCTCCATACCGCCCGAGGCTTGCAAAGAAGCGATATCACGCGGAATCTGCTTTTCTTTGTGAGTGCACGATCCTAAAACAACAACGCTCAAAAATAAAAAGAGGAATGAACTCAATAATTTCATTCCTCTATTGTCTCTAAACTCATCTGTGGGCAGGAGTCCTGAAAGTCCTATTCCCCGTCTTTAGTAGGGTACTTTGTCTGCTTTTGTTTGCCACTCTTTGAATACCGCTAGGGCTTCTTGGTGAGCGCATTGTTCCATCGGGACTTTGCGGTCTGAAATGGCTTTAGGGATTTCTTCATAGATGAAGTCATCATCGAAATTGATTTCTGCCGCATCTTTTCTGGTATTGGCGTAATAAATTTTACCGATGCGCGCCCAGTAAATTGCTGAAAGGCACATAGGGCAAGGTTCACAGCTTGTGTATATTTCTGCGCCATCCAGGCTGAAGTTTTTTGCGCTTTCGCAAGCGTTACGGATGGCCACAACTTCCGCATGGGCCGTAGGGTCGTTCGAAGAGGTTACTTTATTCCAACCTTCTCCGATAACTTTACCATCTTTGACGATGACAGCTCCAAAGGGGCCCCCAGCGCCAGCCTGCATGTTTTTTCTAGAGAGCTCAATGGCTCTAAGCATGAATTCCTTTTTCATAGGGGACCCATACTGGCGGGACTCGGGGGATTAGTCAACCCTCGAGCCTGGGTTGAGTCGTCCTCAGGTTTCTGCTGTCCCCAGTTAAATTAAATTGCCTTAAATGAATGTATCTCCGTCCCGAAGTCCCTTGGGTTCCTTAAATGACCACCGCCTTGTCAGTATTGAATTAAGTACCTGTACAAAAAACTGACAGTAGAAACAAACACATAATTTGATTTATAACTCTGCTGCTAGGGGATTTCATGACATTGCGACTTCTATCATTAATTATTTCAGCGTTATTGATTCAAGCGTGTTCTTTTAAGAAGGACGATGGCGAAGCATCGCCTGCAGTTCCTGCGAATAGCGATGTTATTGAAACCATCCAGAAGGAACAGGAAAAGCAAGCCTTTGAGGGTAAGCTTACGGAGCAGAATGTTTCTGTGAAGTTCGAAGAAACTCCAGACCCTCTCGGATATAAAATGGTCATTTCATGGCCTGAGGAAGCTAAGCGAGTGCAAATTTCCATAAACGGAAAAGTTAAAAAGATCTATAACTCAACCGATCTTCAGAGTAGCCATAGTGAAGTAGTCAGTTCGGGAGAAAATTTCGAGATTACTTTGATTGCTTTCGACAGTCTTGGCATGGCTCCATATTCCGCTTTAACACTGGTTAAAACAGCCCCTACAGATTTTGTTGTAAGTAAGCCTCTAGAGCTTACCGAAAGTCGTACCATTGAAATCAATGGACGTTTTTACTTTCTGAAGAACGGTAAAATAAAAACAAATGGCCACAATCTATCGATCAAAGCTAAAAAGTTAATTATTGAAAGTGATGATAGGCCAAGCGCTCTATTCTCGTCGCACATAGTGACTCGTTTTCCTGGTGAGTCTATGGAAGAACCGCATGAAGTTTCTGGATCCACCGTCTTAATCCGAGCCTCCTTGGGAAAAGGTCATCTTCAAGTATCTATGGTCGGCGGAGCAGGCAAAGACGGTCTTCACGGCAATGACCTAGAAGCGGTTATGGGAGTTGAGTCAGCTAAAAATGGATTGGATGGATTAGCAGGTACTACGACAAAGGTTTCTAAGCCATGCCCTCGACGATTGGGCATCGACGCACCTCCATGTGAGGGTGAAACTACTTTATGCGTAAAGCCTCCAGAAAACGGACAACCTGGCAAAGATGGTACGCCTGGGCGCGATGGACAAAACGGACAAGATGGCGGTAGCACTGGCAACCTCACCATCTTCATCGAAGACCAAACAGAATTCTCTGCGTATGTATTCCAGCGCAAAGGCCTACCTGGTAAAGGCGGAAAAGGTGCTCCTGGTCATCCAGGAGGTATCGGCGGTTCGCCGGGAGCAAATCCAGCCCCATGCCCTCCTGCCGCAAAAGGTGCCGACGGCAAGCGCGGGCCAGATGGTAAAGATGGTTTAGACGGAGCACCTGGCTTGCTCGGGGAGATCTTTCACAATATTAAAAATATCTACGTTGAAAAGCAGTAGGACCTATTGGCTTTGTTCTAACCAAGAGAGACTGTTCTTTTCAAAGAACGTTCTACTCAGCAGCTCCTTTGCGTCAACCCATCCATCATTGGTGCTATCTTGCCAGCTCTGTCCCCAGGAATTGTGCACTTGAAGTGCATCGTAACATTGATTCTTGCTGTTACATACCTTGCGATAACCCTTTATGACTACAGCATGTCCTTCGCCCTCAAGTTTACCATCTTTCATCGTGCCACAGTTCTTTTGAGATTTAGCTTTTAAAGGAGTTTGTGTGCAAAATCCCAAAGCAATCGGTCGCTTTTTCGTGCCTAATACCTCTTTGATTTTACCTAAAGTTGCATCGTAGTTCGACTTACTATCAGGGAAAGTTTGTACTTTCCAAGATCCCTTCAAACTAACTTGATTGTTTAAGTCCCAACAGTTGTCAGGGATAAGAAGTTTGTCTAAGAATTTTGAATAAGTTTTTTCAGCGAAAGCTTGGAGTATCTCTTGATTGGATGGCTTTAAGTTAAATTCTTCACGCAAACTATTTGCGGTCGCTGTCGCGTACTCCAACGCACAATCAGCGCATTTTGCCTGCTTTCGTTTATACTCATTGAATACATCTTGAAAACGTTGCCACATGGCCAACTCCGTTTTTTGTGCTTGAGCTGGGTCAGAAATTCTGGCGACAACTTGGTCAAACGGCGCACATGACTCTTTAGCGACTTGATTTGATTGAATAGCATTGTGGAGCGTAAATGCCTCTGCTCCTCCTGCCGTATTAAGACCTTCATAATTAAATCTGTCGCTTATGTCCGCTTCTTGCGGCAATTCAGAAGCAAATCTAGTCATATCTAAAGGAGATGCTTTTTGATCTGGGCTCACCGACGAACAATCAGTAATTTTTTTAGCAACACAGTTCGCTTCATCATAAAGGGTACTAGCAACAAACGAATAGCAAATACCAATGCTATCTTGCGAACGAATGGATGGCATATTTTTGATAATAAGTTCAGAGCTTTTATCTGGCGAAAACTCTGAACCAAAAGGATTTAATCCTTGAGCACCATAGCTGATATTCGTCAGGAAGATTCCTATTAGTAAAACCAATCTATTCATGGTCAACCTCATTTATGATGCCCATTATAAAGAGTCCAAGCATCGATCATGGAACCATCAGGAAAAACGCAATAGTCATACTCCCTGGCCTTTTCGTCCTTCAAAATTCTGTTGTTAGCGTCAAAAACGCTGCAATACTTCGCTGCGGGATTTCCTATCAACGGACCCACTTGAGGAGTTTTCAAACTTCCCTTAGCCGCCTTCCAAGCCAAACAATCTAGCTTTCCACTTTTGAGACAGTTAGAAGAAATCTTAAATCCGTCTTTTGTTACGATTTTAATTATTTCATATTTATTAGTTTTCGGAGAAAACAGTTTTAGGGCGTCGTCTTTGCACAAGGCTGCCAAGGAAAAGAACAAACTGCTCAAAAATATCAATAACTTCATATTTATAATAATAGTGAAATTTAACGCAATCTGGGAGTGGCCCTGACGGGCTGAAAAAAAACTAGTCTTAGATACAGCAGGACTTTCGCCTTATTTAAATTATATAAATTATTCCGAGAAGTTGTCTGTGAGAATTATACTCGCTTTTGTTTTTATCTTTAATTCCTCGGCTCCGGGAAGTGCCAGCACTTCTCGGTTCACACCTATATATAATCCAGGCGGAAACATTCCTGGTAGATTTATAGTTGCCAATGAAGATTATGAAGATATTCGAATTGATTCTGATTTAGATGGCTTCGTAGACATCTGGCATCTTGAAAAAGGATCACTCACAATAAATATCAGGTATGAGCTGGGTAGAGTAAGTAGCTACGTGATTAGAAAAATCGAAAACAATACCGCTACCGAGATCCTTTATGTTGAGGACTCAAAAGCACTGACTTTACGAGAGGCCAAACTCCGACCACTTTTAGAAATGGGATTCACGGATAAAGACCTTTGCACAGAGAACGTTAAGTCTGCACAAGAAGAATTAAAAAAATTTTCAGAAAATATAAATGAAGCAGTGGCATTTGAAGCCGCAGGCAAAATGATTGATGCTAGCTGCTCATCGCTCATGGATCGCAAATCGCTAAAGCTTTTAAAAAATAATCTTGCAAAAGTTTTACTTGATGGGAATCCGTACGATAAATGCTTCAATAGTGCAGAATTCAAAAAGGCATTTCAAAAAACAAAGAATAATGAAGTTTTCTTAGAGCTTTTAAAATCTCGAGACGCC
Encoded proteins:
- the queF gene encoding preQ(1) synthase, yielding MKKKNGRDAKELANFALGENQTQYPETYAPEILEAFDNKNPGKIAWTTFVCTEFTSLCPKTRQPDFAKIFVNYIADKKMVESKSLKLYLFSFRNHGDFHEDCVQTICDDLVALMKPKYIEVVGEFTPRGGIAIYPYASYAVKDKFFQDLYKKRLSEYAPGKYSMELSKLY
- a CDS encoding N-acetyltransferase; translated protein: MLKKNFEFTEISPVNVYRLSIGHIAENLDGKFFLKSSRPDPISNEHINREATAYQALSGIKNVMPLLGTKDILGQNFLVFPFIKEDLFDYIGKITQAKLVSEILLPLLKSLSSIHNAGYIHGDVKLENVRVYEEDGLHVFLADFGKSVRMGTFAPHRISSLSQHTPPDMTISPQLDIYSIGVLAFQLLFGIDFLKKYQMAGRDFEKIPESKRYDPHLLKFISVATEPSALYRFKSANQAINFLAGSSLDSILSSEPYDLNSNFEFYLECMRAIFLESNRSTADFEAFVGPWGIKYYERLKNWLGKKMHLVHLRFGSDLVGICEATIKDSGLGMISSIFLSPGHRGKGGAEILERSALKFFIDNNLEMATLNVTESNERAIRFYQKHDWIQSPGNDYIGAVRFTKKIKNGGKGGI
- a CDS encoding DUF333 domain-containing protein — protein: MKTPQVGPLIGNPAAKYCSVFDANNRILKDEKAREYDYCVFPDGSMIDAWTLYNGHHK
- a CDS encoding nucleoside deaminase — encoded protein: MKKEFMLRAIELSRKNMQAGAGGPFGAVIVKDGKVIGEGWNKVTSSNDPTAHAEVVAIRNACESAKNFSLDGAEIYTSCEPCPMCLSAIYWARIGKIYYANTRKDAAEINFDDDFIYEEIPKAISDRKVPMEQCAHQEALAVFKEWQTKADKVPY
- a CDS encoding SlyX family protein, producing MDETRLIDIETKLAHQEMIVEELNQVLYQQQKTIDQLEKMVQGLTAKLKELMTDESGLEIRGHEKPPHY